Proteins co-encoded in one Paracrocinitomix mangrovi genomic window:
- a CDS encoding gliding motility-associated C-terminal domain-containing protein gives MKSIIFIISFFISTVGFSQLYCTNAPYGGVLSNYGTGQVEDSVYYFCTDPVLASLEVIPEGGVAGWTFDWQEYSSNSNSWTPLITESNVPVSTIDVPEGGYRVTVTDGLGEIVGCYRLWIVKVITPAIGSSLTVTATPFGCTGVQLDANFTPGTPAVTTPYYAPPAEPIYVDSSTEITVSFSAQHTYVSDLGYYLIGPASCGSPVVALSPVNYQIGLPMNCNSGNNVDSLTFNSLSTALFNVCNTPTPLSGTYGVQGNGAPIDWSPIFGCDATDPGWQVQIFDCVGLDIGFLTEANVSFTGQSVCGDTVTQNYASGPIMEPINDNACNTFAAATYTVPVAPATPVTCTPVYEWNANPYFFIADSMGGPSIIIDPAPTVATYFTYDLVQACDDPGGGACGIPGQWNNGAWFYPAPPQQLYVNGPSTLCVGDPQAQLFADIPGGIWTGPGITDPVNGIFDPSIAGVGIHTFIYDVMTQCGPLTDVVVVEVTDQASPNLSGPSQTCLNDTPLNFTSDIPGGIWSGTGITDPVNGTFDPSIAGVGNHSILYTPNSTCVGPQTIVIEVTQPSTASLNALPIICVDAGLQDFAPSISGGDWIGAGMLPTGYFNPGVAGIGIHQIGYVPPGTCTDTTWITVEVIQPVPVDVNGFAAVCLNADSLVLPDPAGNGTWSGTGVVPGNIFVPSMAGEGIFNLSYDVPANCTAPGTYTVEVLPVPPSAFTSDITESCAPGEFLLSPTNQNQLWNYDWSVNGNNYNGGTYTLNNAGVGTYSISLTVTDANGCSTTTEKIDYLIVHDSPVAEFSTSAVSFYNTTVDFTNLSSGATNYNWNFAGLGNSTETNPTFTFPNATAGDYEVCLIATNAFGCIDSTCAHIIIEQNGTCYAPNSFSPNGDSKNEIFLPILSGYATDSYSLSIYNRWGEQLFQTNDINRGWDGTHEGSLVQDGVYIWKISAIEISTDLPIELTGHVTLIK, from the coding sequence ATGAAATCTATAATATTTATCATATCATTTTTTATATCAACTGTTGGATTTTCGCAGTTGTATTGTACAAATGCACCATATGGAGGTGTACTTTCAAATTACGGTACTGGTCAAGTAGAAGACTCAGTATATTATTTCTGTACAGATCCTGTATTAGCCTCATTAGAAGTAATACCTGAAGGTGGTGTAGCCGGATGGACGTTTGACTGGCAAGAATACAGTAGCAACTCCAATTCCTGGACTCCACTTATTACTGAATCAAATGTTCCAGTTTCAACAATTGATGTTCCAGAAGGAGGATACCGTGTTACTGTTACTGATGGATTAGGAGAAATTGTAGGATGCTACAGACTTTGGATTGTAAAAGTAATAACTCCGGCCATAGGCTCATCACTTACGGTTACCGCAACTCCATTTGGTTGTACAGGTGTCCAACTTGATGCCAACTTCACTCCTGGCACACCTGCCGTTACAACACCTTATTACGCACCACCAGCAGAACCTATCTATGTAGATAGCAGCACTGAAATAACTGTATCCTTCTCAGCACAGCACACTTATGTATCAGATTTAGGATACTATTTAATAGGACCAGCATCCTGCGGAAGCCCCGTAGTTGCTTTATCACCTGTAAACTATCAAATTGGGTTACCTATGAATTGCAATTCTGGGAACAATGTTGATAGCTTAACTTTTAATTCCCTATCAACAGCACTATTTAATGTGTGTAACACTCCAACACCATTATCAGGGACATACGGCGTTCAAGGAAACGGAGCACCAATTGATTGGTCACCTATATTTGGATGTGATGCAACTGATCCGGGTTGGCAAGTACAAATCTTTGATTGTGTTGGTTTAGATATTGGATTCCTTACAGAAGCAAATGTTTCTTTTACAGGACAATCTGTATGTGGTGATACTGTCACTCAAAACTATGCTTCAGGACCTATTATGGAACCAATTAATGACAACGCTTGCAACACTTTTGCCGCAGCAACATATACTGTTCCGGTTGCACCGGCTACTCCGGTAACGTGTACTCCGGTTTATGAATGGAATGCTAATCCTTACTTTTTTATTGCCGACTCAATGGGAGGTCCTAGTATTATAATCGATCCTGCCCCAACTGTTGCTACTTACTTCACTTATGATTTAGTTCAGGCATGTGATGATCCGGGAGGAGGAGCCTGTGGAATTCCGGGACAATGGAACAATGGAGCATGGTTTTATCCTGCCCCACCACAACAACTTTATGTAAATGGTCCTTCTACTTTATGTGTAGGAGATCCTCAAGCTCAACTTTTTGCTGACATACCTGGAGGTATTTGGACAGGACCTGGTATTACAGATCCAGTAAACGGAATATTTGACCCATCAATTGCGGGAGTTGGAATTCACACATTTATTTATGATGTAATGACCCAATGTGGTCCATTAACGGACGTAGTAGTTGTAGAAGTTACTGATCAAGCTAGTCCAAATCTCAGTGGGCCTTCACAAACTTGTTTAAATGATACTCCATTGAACTTCACTTCGGATATTCCAGGAGGAATCTGGAGCGGAACTGGAATTACAGATCCAGTTAATGGGACTTTTGATCCAAGTATAGCAGGAGTTGGTAATCATTCAATTTTGTATACTCCAAACTCAACTTGTGTAGGTCCACAAACTATCGTTATTGAAGTTACTCAACCTTCAACTGCATCTTTAAATGCTTTACCAATAATCTGTGTTGATGCAGGATTACAAGATTTTGCTCCTTCAATTTCAGGTGGAGATTGGATAGGAGCCGGAATGTTGCCTACCGGATACTTTAATCCGGGTGTTGCTGGAATTGGAATTCATCAAATAGGATATGTACCGCCTGGAACTTGTACAGATACAACATGGATAACAGTAGAAGTTATACAACCTGTCCCTGTTGACGTTAATGGATTTGCTGCTGTATGTTTAAATGCAGATAGCCTTGTTCTTCCTGATCCCGCAGGAAACGGAACATGGAGTGGAACAGGAGTAGTACCTGGTAACATTTTTGTACCAAGCATGGCAGGTGAAGGAATATTTAACCTTTCGTATGATGTGCCAGCAAATTGTACTGCTCCGGGAACTTATACAGTTGAAGTATTACCGGTTCCACCTTCAGCATTTACATCTGACATTACAGAATCATGTGCGCCAGGTGAGTTTTTACTAAGTCCAACAAATCAAAATCAACTTTGGAATTATGATTGGAGTGTAAATGGAAACAATTATAATGGAGGAACTTACACTCTAAATAATGCAGGAGTTGGTACCTATTCAATTTCACTTACAGTTACTGATGCAAATGGATGTTCTACAACAACAGAAAAAATAGATTATCTAATTGTACACGACAGCCCTGTTGCAGAATTTAGTACTTCAGCTGTTTCATTTTACAACACCACAGTTGACTTTACTAACTTGTCTTCTGGTGCCACAAACTATAACTGGAATTTTGCCGGATTAGGAAATAGCACTGAAACAAATCCAACCTTTACTTTTCCTAATGCTACCGCCGGAGATTATGAAGTTTGTTTAATAGCAACCAATGCTTTTGGCTGTATAGATTCAACCTGTGCTCACATAATTATAGAGCAAAATGGAACATGTTATGCTCCAAACTCATTTAGTCCAAATGGCGACAGCAAAAACGAAATATTTCTGCCGATACTTTCTGGTTATGCTACTGATTCTTATAGCTTAAGCATATACAATAGATGGGGAGAACAACTATTTCAAACCAACGATATTAATAGAGGTTGGGATGGTACTCATGAAGGAAGTTTAGTACAAGACGGTGTGTATATTTGGAAAATATCAGCAATTGAAATCAGTACAGATTTACCGATAGAACTGACAGGTCATGTTACCTTAATCAAGTAA
- a CDS encoding MGMT family protein yields the protein MDSKKDFFQDVFQVVALIPEGRVTSYGAIAKYLGAARSSRLVGWAMNASHKNSISIPAHRVVNRNGLLSGKMHFETPNTMQERLEAEGIKVVNDQVQEFKKLFWNPSEELSFD from the coding sequence TTGGATTCAAAAAAAGATTTCTTTCAAGACGTCTTCCAAGTAGTAGCATTAATACCTGAAGGTAGGGTCACCTCTTATGGTGCCATAGCCAAGTATTTAGGAGCAGCTCGATCTAGCAGACTTGTTGGTTGGGCTATGAATGCATCTCACAAGAATAGTATTAGTATTCCGGCGCACAGAGTGGTTAACAGAAATGGTTTGTTAAGTGGTAAAATGCATTTTGAAACACCCAATACAATGCAAGAAAGACTAGAGGCAGAAGGAATCAAAGTTGTTAATGATCAGGTCCAAGAATTTAAAAAGCTCTTCTGGAATCCTTCAGAAGAGCTTTCATTTGATTAA
- the trmB gene encoding tRNA (guanosine(46)-N7)-methyltransferase TrmB, with protein MPKKKLIRFEDIKTMDWVVEPTMEEIKNKQFPLKGKWAKEIFKNDSPIVLELGCGKGEYAVGMGRKFPDKNFLGVDIKGARIWYGANTVREEKMSNVAFLRTRIDFIESFFAPNEISEIWLTFSDPQPRKPRKRLTSKLFIDRYRKFLKPGGIVHLKTDSSWLFASTLEQIDEHQYELISKSWDLYGELVENLDVDTREILEIKTHYEQIFSEKGHDIKYVKFRIN; from the coding sequence ATGCCTAAAAAGAAGCTCATCAGATTTGAAGATATCAAAACCATGGACTGGGTTGTTGAACCTACCATGGAGGAGATAAAGAATAAACAGTTTCCATTAAAAGGAAAATGGGCCAAAGAGATTTTTAAAAATGATTCGCCCATAGTATTGGAACTAGGTTGTGGAAAAGGTGAGTATGCTGTTGGGATGGGAAGAAAATTTCCGGATAAAAATTTTTTAGGTGTTGATATAAAAGGAGCACGAATTTGGTATGGAGCCAATACAGTAAGGGAAGAAAAAATGTCTAATGTGGCATTTTTAAGAACAAGAATTGATTTTATAGAAAGCTTTTTTGCGCCAAATGAAATCAGTGAAATATGGCTTACTTTTTCAGATCCTCAGCCAAGAAAGCCAAGAAAGAGACTTACTTCAAAATTGTTTATTGATCGTTATAGAAAGTTTTTAAAGCCTGGGGGAATTGTTCACCTCAAAACAGATAGCTCTTGGTTGTTTGCTTCTACGCTTGAACAAATTGATGAACATCAATATGAATTAATTAGCAAAAGTTGGGATTTGTATGGTGAGTTGGTTGAAAATTTAGATGTCGATACACGTGAAATTTTAGAAATAAAAACTCATTACGAACAAATTTTCTCTGAAAAAGGACATGATATTAAGTATGTTAAGTTCAGAATCAATTAA
- a CDS encoding HEAT repeat domain-containing protein, translating into MAEKDSQKNKKVKELLSLLASKDEQKQLQAIKSLKVHGDETVIEPLVQVLAASSFDSVKYEITELLNTIKSSKVPAQVAKCLENPDYKDVRQILLASIWNSGLDYRPYLGIIATATVEGDFMDAMECITIIENIEEQLEEEHILDAIMVFNAYLVDNNDNDDSKVNLIKEIVVILQQMNDNL; encoded by the coding sequence ATGGCAGAAAAAGATTCACAAAAAAATAAGAAAGTAAAGGAATTACTGTCTTTATTAGCTTCAAAAGACGAGCAAAAGCAATTGCAAGCAATCAAGTCTCTAAAAGTTCATGGAGATGAAACAGTAATTGAGCCTTTGGTACAAGTACTTGCTGCTTCATCTTTTGATTCAGTGAAATATGAGATTACTGAACTTTTAAACACAATAAAGTCTTCCAAAGTACCTGCACAAGTTGCAAAATGTCTTGAAAATCCGGATTACAAAGATGTTAGACAGATATTGCTTGCATCAATTTGGAATTCAGGATTGGATTACAGACCATACCTTGGTATTATTGCAACTGCTACAGTTGAGGGAGATTTTATGGATGCTATGGAATGCATTACTATTATTGAAAATATTGAGGAGCAATTGGAGGAAGAGCATATTTTAGATGCGATAATGGTATTTAATGCCTATTTGGTTGACAACAATGATAATGATGATTCAAAAGTGAATCTTATTAAGGAGATTGTTGTTATTCTTCAACAAATGAATGACAATTTGTAG
- a CDS encoding T9SS type A sorting domain-containing protein yields MNKILLCTALLISGMSYAQITITSADFAAANDTVMVSTSDETSLDFVTTGADVVWDFSTINIPTQTIDTFHSVAGSAALYQAVFNNAWFYPEHESDYYTPWFGGGLSQLGQFGIGIESPVQFTAVLSNQVKNTGIGFYIQGQGIPGPADTIDIQYELPMNYSDAWTSPSYIEVDLNPAFDAIYTRYQIRNSNVDGWGTVITPFGSFDALRVRSHLTSQDSIYVGFLGGTYALPTPDRVEYHWFTNGQKIPIFSITTTDIAGTETITEVKFKDKKRDFASVQENAINFSVYPNPTAEFVTISTDNVAEKIEIFDAKGSMIYNVVPTSNQLKINTTNWDKGIYLIKVDQQNTVSTSKLVVQ; encoded by the coding sequence ATGAATAAAATTTTACTTTGTACTGCATTGCTGATTTCAGGAATGAGTTATGCCCAAATTACTATTACTAGTGCTGATTTTGCTGCTGCTAATGACACAGTAATGGTGAGTACTTCAGATGAAACTTCTTTAGATTTTGTAACAACAGGAGCAGACGTTGTTTGGGATTTTTCTACCATTAATATTCCTACACAAACAATTGATACTTTTCATTCTGTAGCAGGTTCAGCAGCTTTGTATCAAGCAGTATTTAACAATGCTTGGTTTTATCCAGAGCATGAGTCTGACTATTATACTCCATGGTTTGGAGGTGGCTTGTCTCAATTAGGGCAATTTGGAATTGGAATTGAAAGTCCAGTTCAATTTACAGCTGTATTAAGTAATCAAGTAAAAAATACCGGAATTGGATTTTATATTCAAGGACAAGGAATCCCGGGACCGGCAGATACAATTGACATCCAATATGAACTTCCAATGAATTATAGTGATGCCTGGACATCTCCTTCATATATTGAAGTGGATTTGAATCCGGCTTTTGATGCAATTTATACCAGATATCAAATCAGAAATTCAAATGTAGATGGATGGGGTACAGTTATTACTCCTTTTGGTTCTTTTGATGCCTTAAGAGTTAGATCTCATTTAACTTCTCAAGATTCTATTTATGTTGGGTTTTTAGGCGGAACTTATGCTTTACCAACTCCGGATAGAGTAGAATATCATTGGTTTACCAATGGTCAGAAAATTCCAATTTTTTCTATCACTACAACCGATATTGCAGGAACAGAGACTATAACGGAAGTTAAATTCAAGGATAAAAAGAGGGATTTTGCTTCAGTACAGGAAAATGCTATTAATTTCAGTGTATATCCAAATCCTACAGCAGAGTTTGTAACTATTAGTACAGACAATGTGGCTGAGAAAATTGAAATATTTGATGCAAAAGGAAGTATGATTTATAATGTTGTACCCACTTCAAATCAATTAAAAATAAACACAACTAATTGGGATAAAGGAATTTATCTAATTAAAGTTGATCAGCAAAATACTGTTTCTACCAGTAAATTAGTTGTTCAATAA